CACTTCGCCCAGGTGATGGGCGCCAAGCGGGCTGCGATGGCCGACAAGGCCCTGGTCACCCGGAGCACCGGCTACCTGCTTGGCGGGGTCTCCCCGCTGGGCCAGAAGACGCCGCTGCCCACGGTGATCGATGAGACCGCGCAGCTGTGGGACACCATCCTGGTCTCGGCCGGACGCCGTGGACTGCAGGTAGAACTGGCCCCCGACGATCTGGCCGCGGCCTGCGCGGCCCGCTTCGCCGATATCGCCCGCTGATCCCTCAGCTGAGCGCCAGGGCCGCGGCGACCGCAGCTTTCCCGCGCGCCAGCGCACCCTGCTGGGCTTCCGCCTCGCGGGCGTCCAATGCGGCCAGCAGCTCCGGGGTCAGCCCCGGCCAGCCCTGCCCTTGCAGCCAATGCAGTTCGGCCCGGGTGACCACCGCATCCTGCACCACCCCCAGGGCTTCGGTGACCTGCTCCCACGCCACCCGCTGCTGGTCGTAGCCGGGCAGCGCCGACACCAGCACCTCGGCCCCATACCGGGCGGCCTTGGCCGCCTTGCGGACGCCGTGCCATGCCTGCTCGTCGCTGCTCTGCAGGGCGGCGGCCTGCTCGGTCCGGACCGCGGCCACCGCCGATCGCCAGCTCTTCGCCAGCACCGCGGACGGCTCCCGCTCTGCTCGCGGGGAGAGCGCCTCACTGCTCAACAGTCCCTCGATGCCGACCAGGATCGCGGCCACCCGAGACCGATCAAGGCTCTCCTCCAGCGTCGCCAGCCGGGCGCGCAGGACCGACTCGCGGTAGCCCTCAACAAGGGGGGCAGCGGCAGGGTCACAGTCCGCGATCCCTGCGGCGAGCCGATCGGCGACCACTTCGGCGTCCCGGGCCGGGCTCAGCTGCAGGCCCAGCCAACGCAGTTCAGCGCGGAGCCGTCCGCGAGCGCCGGCGGCGAACACCGAGCCGAAGGTGCCCAGCACGCTGCGCAACCGCCGACAGGCGACCCGACCGTCATGGGCGTCTCCCCCGGGCAAGCCGGACGGATCCCGATACCAGTGCTGCAGGACGCCCAACTGGCCGGCCAGATAGGCCTGCACGACCTGACCCGCGGTAGCCGGAGCGGACGCAGTCGGCGCGGCCCCCAGTGCCCGGGCGATCTTAGCCACGTCGGTGGCCCGGACGATGCCAGCCGCAGCCAGGATCGCCTCCAGCTCATCGAGGAGGGCCAGCTGACCGGCGGCGAGCTCGAGCTCGGCCTCCCGCCAGTGGTCGCGATGCCCGGCGGCGTCGGAGTACACCTCATCGATGCACAACCGAGCCAGCACCGCATGATCGGCACCGAGCAGGTCCTGCTCCTGCCGGAAGGTGTGCAAGGTGGCCACCGGCACCAGCGGTTGCCCGCCGAGCCGCTGGCTGACCTCCTCCCAGAAACCGGGCGGAACCAGGCCGGGGGCGTCAGGATCGATCGGCAGCTGCTGCTCGACGCGATGGTCGGCATCCTGACCCGGCGCCTTGAGGTGCCAGCCGTCGTCCCGGCCGCCGGTGCGGCGCCGGATCACCAGACGCTCGGCGCGCAGCCGCTGATCCGGAGTGTCGTAGTAGGTCGCAACCAGTTGATAGTTGTTGATCGGCCCCTCGATCAAGGTGCCGGCCAGCGAGGGAAGACTCTGGTCGAGGCCGAGGGCGTACTTGCGCTCGATCTCCAGTTCGACCACGGGCCTCACTCGGTCTCGCTCTCCGCGGTGACGACACCCCGCTCGTCGGCGCTGTCCGCGGTCACCACACCGCGCTCGTCCACACTCTCCGGCTCGGCGGGCTGCACCAGGGTCGGTTGCGTGGACCGCGGCTTGCGGTGATGCTCCTCATCGTCGGGTCCCAGCGACGAGATCAGCAGCACCGGGGTGACCGCGGCGAACGCCCACACGGCCAGCGCCGACCAGGAGTGCAGCTCCAGGGACATCCGGACCAGGTCGCCGGGACTGGCTGCCGCCAGCCGATCATTGAAGTTGCCCGGTCCCACCAGCTGACCGACCTGCCAGCAGACCAGACCGGCCATCAAGCCGGCGCCGATCGCCAGCAGCGGGGTCGGCCAGCCGAGCGGACGGAACCACTTCCAGGCGACCAGGCCCAGTCCGACCCCGATCAGAGTCCCGACGATCACGAACCACGCGTCGCCACCGACGATCTCGGTCAGTCCACGTTCGGTCATGGTGCCCGAGCCGTCGGCTCCCACCAGATAGGCCGGCAGCTTCACCACTGCGGCCCAGAACACCCCGCCCAGAGCGCCAACCACGATGGACAGCCCGACCAGGATCGCAATCCAGGGCAGCACCCGTGCCGGACTGTCGTCAGGCAGGCGCGGAACTGTCGAGGTGGTGTCGGTGGTCACGCTGGAAGCCTAGGCGCTCGGGCGCACGCCCGCACTACGGGCGCACCGGTCGAGACCTGCTCAGCCGGCCACACAGGACGGCCCCAGCAGTGCCTTCAGGTCGGCCATCAGCGGGCGGGACGGGGCCACCCTCAGCCCGTCGTCCAGCCGCCAGATCTTGGCGCCATTGGTGGTGGAGACGAGTTTGACTCGCACCTCGGTCGGGCCCGGGTGCGCGCGCAGCACCTGTCGCAGCTGCTCGACGACGGCCGGAGTGCAGCGGACGGCCGGCAGCTGAATCACCAGCGGCCCCGACGGCCCCTCCGAGACGTCCGGGAAGGTCACCTCCTGGCCGGTCAGTTCCAGGCTGTCGTCCTTGGTCCGCACCCGGCCCTTGATCCGCACCACCACATCGCTGGCCAGGCCGGAGGCGACCGTGGCGTAGACCTTGGGGAACAGCAGCACCTCGACCGCCGACTCCAGGTCCTCGACGGTCACGATCGCCCACAGGTCGCCGTTCTTGGTCTGCTTGCGGACCACCTGGGTGATCATCCCGGCGATGGTGATCATCCCGTCGCGCGGCCCGTCGTCGGCGCGCAGCTGGCCGATCGACAGATCGCGCTGGGCAACCAGAATGTGCTCCAGGCCCTGCAACGGGTGGTCGCTGACGTACAGACCGAGCATTTCCCGCTCGAAGCCCAGCCGGACCCGCTTGTCCCACTCGGGAAGGTCGGGCACCGGGGAGGCGCTGACCTGGTCCGCACTGCCGGCATCCCCGAACAGGTCGTCTTGGCCGTTGGCCTGGTTGCGCTTGAGGTCGATCACCTCGTCGACGCGACGTTCGAAGCACTCCATCAGCGAGCGCCGGGTGTGCCCCATCGAGTCGAAGGCGCCGGCCTTGATCAGCGACTCGATGACCCGCTTGTTGCAGACCACCAGCGGCACCTGGTCGAGGAAGGCGTTGAAGTTGCCGGCCTTGCCGAACTCGGTGCGAGCCTCGACGACGCCCTTCACCACGTTGTCGCCGACATTGCGGACCGCGGCCAGTCCGTAGCGGACGTCCACGCCCACCGGGGTGAACATGCCTTCGGACTCGTTGACATCCGGCGGAAGCACCCGGATCCCCATCCGGCGGGACTCACCCAGATAGAGCGCGGTCTTGTCCTTGTCGGACTTCACCGACTCGAGCAGGGCGGCCATGAACTCGGCCGGGTAGTTCGCCTTGAGGTAGGCCGTCCAGTACGAGATCACCCCGTAGGCGGCCGAGTGGGCCTTGTTGAAGGCGTAGGCCGCGAACGGAACCATGATCTCCCACAGCGTGGAGATCGCCGCGTCGGAGAAGCCGTTGGCCTTCATGCCGGTGCTGAACGGCTTGAACTCGGCCTCCAGGACTTCCTTCTTCTTCTTGCCCATGGCCCGGCGCAGCAGGTCGGCCTGGCCCAGGCTGTAGCCGGCCACCCGCTGAGCGATCTGCTGGATCTGCTCCTGGTAGACGATCAGGCCGTAGGTCATGTCCAGGATGTCGGCCAGCGGCTCGGCCAGCTCGGGGTGAATCGGCTCGACCTTCTGCCGTCCGGTCTTACGCAGCGCGTAGTTGGTGTGGCTGTCGGCACCCATCGGTCCGGGCCGGTAGAGCGCGATGGTTGCCGAAATGTCTTCGAAGTTGTCCGGGCGCATCATCTTCAGCAGCGACCGCAGCCCGCCGCCGTCCAGCTGGAACACCCCCAGGGTCTCCCCCGAGCCGAGCAGTTCGTAGGTGGCCGGGTCGGTCATGTCCCGGCGCAGCGCGTCCAGGTCCAGATCGATGCCGCGGTTGATCTTCACATTGCGCACCGCGTCGTCCAGGATGGTCAGGTTGCGCAGACCCAGGAAGTCCATCTTGACCAGGCCGAGCGCCTCACAGCTCGGGTAGTCGAACTGCGTGATGATCTGGCCGTCCTGCTCCCGCTTCATCACCGGGATCACGTCCATCAACGGCACGCTGGACATGATCACGCCGGCCGCGTGGACGCCCCACTGCCGCTTCAGGCCTTCGATGCCGCGGGCCGTGTCGACCACCAGCTTCGCCTCGGGCTCGGACTCGTAGAGCTCACGGAACTCGGTGCCTTCGCCGTAGCGCTCATTCTGCGGATCGAACACGTAGGGAAGCGGCAGATCCTTGCCCTGCACCGGGGCCGGGTAGGCCTTGGTGAGCTTCTCCCCCATCGAGAACGGCATGCCCAGCACCCGTCCGGCGTCCTTGATGGCCTGCTTGGCCTTGATGGTGCCGTAAGTGACGATCTGGCAGACCCGGTCGTCGCCGTACTTCTCGGTGACGTAGCGGATCACCTCGCCGCGACGGCGATCGTCGAAGTCGACGTCGAAGTCGGGCATCGAGGGACGTTCCGGGTTCAGGAACCGCTCGAAGATCAGGCCGTGCGGGACCGGATCCAGGTCGGTGATGCCCATGGCGTACGCGCACATCGAACCGGCACCCGAGCCACGGCCCGGTCCGACCCGGATCCCGTTGCGCTTGGCCCAGTTGATGAAGTCGGCCACCACCAGGAAGTAGCCGGCGTAGCCCTTTCCGAGGATGACCTCCTCCTCGTACTCGGCCTGCTTGATGGCGTACTCGGGAACCTGGCCGCGATAGCGCTTGTCCAGCCCGGTTCGGACCTCCTTCATGAACCAGGAGGTCTCGGTCTCGCCGTCCGGAACCGGGAACTGCGGCATGTAGGTGCCGGTGCCCTCTTCGAAGTGCGTCTGGCACCGCTCAGCAATTGCCAAGGTGCTGTCGCAGGCCTCCGGAAGGTCGGCGAACAGTGCCCGCATCTCCTCCGGCGACTTCAGGTAGTAGCCGTCACCGTCGAACTTGAACCGGTTCGGGGTGTCCTTGTTGGACCCGGCCGACACGCACAGCAGAGTGTCGTGGTCCTCGGAGTCGCTGGCGTGGACGTAGTGCAGGTCATTGGTCGCCACCAGCGGCAGGTGCAGGTCCTTGGCCAGCTTGAGCAGGTCGGACCGGACCCGGGTCTCGATGTCCAGGCCGTGATCCATGAGTTCGACGTAGAAGTTCTCGGCGCCAAAGATGTCGCGGAACTCCGCGGCCGAGGCGAGCGCCTCCTTGTACTGGCCCAACCGCAGGTAGGTCTGCACTTCCCCGGACGGGCAGCCGGTGGTGGCGATCAGGCCCTTGGCGTAGCGGTGCAGCAGCTCCCGGTCAGCGCGCGGCTTGTAGAAGAAGCCCTCCAGCGAACTCAGTGAGCTCAGCCGGAACAGGTTGTGCATGCCCTCGCTGCTTTCGGCCCACATCGTCATGTGGGTGTAGGCGCCCTTGGAGGCGACATCGTCGCCGGTGCCGTCGCCGAACTGGACGCGCTTGCGCTCGCTGCGATGGGTCTTCGGAGTGAGGTAGGCCTCCAGCCCGATGATCGGCTTCACCGGCGAGTTCTTGGCCACCTTGTAGAACTCGTAGGCACCGAACAGGTTCCCGTGGTCGGTCACAGCGAGGGCCGGCATGCCGAGTTGATCGGCCCGCCCTACCAGATCCTTGAGTCGTGCCGCACCGTCCAGCATCGAGTACTCCGAGTGGCAATGCAGATGCACGAAATCGGCCGTCACGCTGACCGAGCCTCCGAACTGTGGAAGTGACAGATAACCCGCTGGGGGAAGTCAGCGAGTACTCACCCTAACTCGGACCGAGGCGCTTCCCGGCCATCGACTCACCCTGCATGTTTCGCGCTGAGCAGATCGGACAATGCCGTCATCGTGCGCAGGTTCCGGGCAGTCCCGGTGGCCGGGGCGAGAGCGTCGATCAGACCGGCCGCAAGCCGGGACCGGGCCTGGCCGTCCGGGAAGATCGCGTACAGATCGCAGCCACTCTCGGCCAGCGCGAACCGCTCGTCGCCAATGCGCAGCGCGGCCAAGCGGGCCACGGCCGGCTCTGGCACGGCCCGATCGCAGCAGGCGATGACGGTCCGAGCTGGATCCCCTTCTGGGTAGGGCTGGCCGGCCAGCAGGGTGGCCAGCCGGGCACCGTCGCGGATCACGACGTCCACGTCCAGCCCGAAGCGCTCCCGCAACAGCCCGGACAGCTGTGCGGCCACCTCGGGATCGCTGCCGGGAGCCTGGAACACCAGGTTCCCCGACTGCAGGTAGGTGGCCAC
The nucleotide sequence above comes from Propionicimonas paludicola. Encoded proteins:
- the ybaK gene encoding Cys-tRNA(Pro) deacylase, with protein sequence MPAATPALEVLVQAGIAHVVHPYEHDPDVINYGAEAAAALGMDPERLFKTLVIDLGATRPELAVAVVPVATQLDLKHFAQVMGAKRAAMADKALVTRSTGYLLGGVSPLGQKTPLPTVIDETAQLWDTILVSAGRRGLQVELAPDDLAAACAARFADIAR
- a CDS encoding CYTH and CHAD domain-containing protein; protein product: MVELEIERKYALGLDQSLPSLAGTLIEGPINNYQLVATYYDTPDQRLRAERLVIRRRTGGRDDGWHLKAPGQDADHRVEQQLPIDPDAPGLVPPGFWEEVSQRLGGQPLVPVATLHTFRQEQDLLGADHAVLARLCIDEVYSDAAGHRDHWREAELELAAGQLALLDELEAILAAAGIVRATDVAKIARALGAAPTASAPATAGQVVQAYLAGQLGVLQHWYRDPSGLPGGDAHDGRVACRRLRSVLGTFGSVFAAGARGRLRAELRWLGLQLSPARDAEVVADRLAAGIADCDPAAAPLVEGYRESVLRARLATLEESLDRSRVAAILVGIEGLLSSEALSPRAEREPSAVLAKSWRSAVAAVRTEQAAALQSSDEQAWHGVRKAAKAARYGAEVLVSALPGYDQQRVAWEQVTEALGVVQDAVVTRAELHWLQGQGWPGLTPELLAALDAREAEAQQGALARGKAAVAAALALS
- the dnaE gene encoding DNA polymerase III subunit alpha, which translates into the protein MTADFVHLHCHSEYSMLDGAARLKDLVGRADQLGMPALAVTDHGNLFGAYEFYKVAKNSPVKPIIGLEAYLTPKTHRSERKRVQFGDGTGDDVASKGAYTHMTMWAESSEGMHNLFRLSSLSSLEGFFYKPRADRELLHRYAKGLIATTGCPSGEVQTYLRLGQYKEALASAAEFRDIFGAENFYVELMDHGLDIETRVRSDLLKLAKDLHLPLVATNDLHYVHASDSEDHDTLLCVSAGSNKDTPNRFKFDGDGYYLKSPEEMRALFADLPEACDSTLAIAERCQTHFEEGTGTYMPQFPVPDGETETSWFMKEVRTGLDKRYRGQVPEYAIKQAEYEEEVILGKGYAGYFLVVADFINWAKRNGIRVGPGRGSGAGSMCAYAMGITDLDPVPHGLIFERFLNPERPSMPDFDVDFDDRRRGEVIRYVTEKYGDDRVCQIVTYGTIKAKQAIKDAGRVLGMPFSMGEKLTKAYPAPVQGKDLPLPYVFDPQNERYGEGTEFRELYESEPEAKLVVDTARGIEGLKRQWGVHAAGVIMSSVPLMDVIPVMKREQDGQIITQFDYPSCEALGLVKMDFLGLRNLTILDDAVRNVKINRGIDLDLDALRRDMTDPATYELLGSGETLGVFQLDGGGLRSLLKMMRPDNFEDISATIALYRPGPMGADSHTNYALRKTGRQKVEPIHPELAEPLADILDMTYGLIVYQEQIQQIAQRVAGYSLGQADLLRRAMGKKKKEVLEAEFKPFSTGMKANGFSDAAISTLWEIMVPFAAYAFNKAHSAAYGVISYWTAYLKANYPAEFMAALLESVKSDKDKTALYLGESRRMGIRVLPPDVNESEGMFTPVGVDVRYGLAAVRNVGDNVVKGVVEARTEFGKAGNFNAFLDQVPLVVCNKRVIESLIKAGAFDSMGHTRRSLMECFERRVDEVIDLKRNQANGQDDLFGDAGSADQVSASPVPDLPEWDKRVRLGFEREMLGLYVSDHPLQGLEHILVAQRDLSIGQLRADDGPRDGMITIAGMITQVVRKQTKNGDLWAIVTVEDLESAVEVLLFPKVYATVASGLASDVVVRIKGRVRTKDDSLELTGQEVTFPDVSEGPSGPLVIQLPAVRCTPAVVEQLRQVLRAHPGPTEVRVKLVSTTNGAKIWRLDDGLRVAPSRPLMADLKALLGPSCVAG
- a CDS encoding DUF1697 domain-containing protein, which gives rise to MARLALLRGINLARHRRVAMAELRQAVVALGWTGVATYLQSGNLVFQAPGSDPEVAAQLSGLLRERFGLDVDVVIRDGARLATLLAGQPYPEGDPARTVIACCDRAVPEPAVARLAALRIGDERFALAESGCDLYAIFPDGQARSRLAAGLIDALAPATGTARNLRTMTALSDLLSAKHAG